From a region of the Thiorhodovibrio winogradskyi genome:
- a CDS encoding ABC transporter substrate-binding protein: protein MSNSQRPLKTRLLGLGACLLLAACGAPNESEGVIRFCIANSARNLDPRHATDATSERVNHLLYRGLVDFDDSGRVVPGLANWEQVSPQRYRFVLGQHGRRFSDGSWLTAADVAATYQSLLDPVTGSPHGSQLDLIDQIRVLDDDRLEFVLSRADPLFPSYLGLGILPAAAIMAGRDFARAPLGSGPFVVRDWPESGRLLLERRRDGQRIELVTVKDPNVRVMKLLRGEVQLLQNDLAPELVDYLRAQPAVVVETRPGVNFSYLGFNLEDPLLGQRELRLAIAHAIDREAILKYLFHGLGRPAQALLPPEHWAGAPELEPHAHDRQRARELLAGLGYGPERPLRLSYKTSSDPFRLRVASVIQAQLQEVGIELRIRSYDWGTFFGDIKAGRFQVYSLTWVGVQGPDIFRYVFHSASAPPHGANRGRFRDARVDDLIERAGVTEAVAEQAALYRELQTRLLSELPYVPLWYENQILARSRHLSGYRLAPDGDYDGLERVVFNSQPEDRDGASPRLFRGAAASRQ from the coding sequence GTGTCTAACAGCCAGCGACCACTTAAGACCCGCCTGCTTGGCCTTGGCGCCTGTCTGCTGCTTGCCGCCTGCGGCGCGCCAAATGAGTCCGAGGGCGTGATCAGATTTTGCATCGCTAATTCCGCGCGCAATCTCGATCCGCGCCATGCAACGGATGCCACCTCGGAGCGCGTCAATCATTTGCTCTATCGTGGACTGGTCGATTTTGATGACAGCGGCCGGGTGGTACCTGGCCTGGCGAACTGGGAGCAAGTCTCCCCCCAGCGCTACCGCTTTGTGCTGGGGCAGCACGGGCGCCGTTTCTCCGATGGCAGTTGGTTGACAGCAGCGGATGTCGCGGCGACCTACCAATCCCTGCTTGATCCGGTCACGGGTTCCCCTCATGGCTCCCAGCTGGATCTGATCGACCAGATTCGGGTGCTGGATGATGATCGCCTGGAGTTTGTTCTGAGCCGCGCGGACCCGCTGTTTCCGTCCTACCTTGGTCTGGGAATCTTGCCAGCGGCCGCAATCATGGCCGGTCGGGATTTCGCGCGCGCGCCTCTGGGGAGCGGTCCTTTCGTGGTTCGTGACTGGCCTGAATCCGGCCGCCTGCTGCTGGAGCGCCGTCGCGATGGTCAGCGCATTGAGCTGGTCACGGTCAAGGATCCGAACGTGCGTGTGATGAAACTTCTGCGCGGCGAGGTCCAGTTGCTGCAGAACGATCTTGCCCCTGAGCTGGTGGATTATCTGCGCGCGCAGCCCGCGGTGGTGGTGGAAACCCGCCCGGGGGTGAATTTCTCCTATCTGGGCTTTAATCTTGAAGACCCGCTGCTTGGCCAACGCGAGCTGCGCCTGGCCATTGCTCACGCTATTGATCGCGAGGCCATTCTCAAGTACCTCTTTCATGGCCTGGGGCGCCCGGCGCAGGCGTTGCTGCCGCCAGAGCACTGGGCCGGCGCGCCCGAACTCGAGCCTCATGCCCATGACCGGCAGCGCGCGCGGGAACTCCTTGCCGGGCTCGGCTACGGACCCGAGCGCCCGCTGCGGCTGAGTTACAAGACCTCAAGCGATCCCTTTCGGCTGCGCGTGGCCAGTGTGATCCAAGCCCAGCTCCAAGAGGTGGGCATTGAGCTTCGCATCCGCAGCTATGATTGGGGCACCTTTTTTGGTGACATCAAGGCCGGGCGCTTCCAAGTCTACAGCCTGACTTGGGTCGGGGTGCAGGGACCGGATATTTTTCGCTATGTGTTTCATAGCGCGTCGGCGCCACCTCATGGTGCCAATCGCGGGCGCTTTCGCGATGCCCGGGTCGATGACTTGATTGAACGCGCGGGAGTCACCGAGGCTGTGGCGGAACAGGCCGCGCTGTATCGCGAGCTGCAGACGCGACTGCTGAGCGAACTGCCTTATGTGCCCCTGTGGTATGAGAACCAGATTCTTGCCAGAAGCAGGCACCTGAGCGGTTATCGGCTTGCTCCCGACGGTGATTACGATGGTCTTGAACGGGTGGTCTTCAACAGCCAGCCGGAGGACCGCGATGGCGCCAGTCCCCGCCTTTTCAGAGGTGCCGCAGCCAGTCGGCAATGA
- a CDS encoding CYTH domain-containing protein: MAIEIERKFLIKDDSWRARVESESHIRQGYLSGDARLTLRVRVRDDQAFLTLKGATKGIARSEFEYGIPPADAEAMLAEFAQGPLIDKRRYLVREGGWLWEVDEFAGENQGLVLAEIELPSAEQSFPRPDWLGAEVSDDPRYFNASLARHPFRRW; the protein is encoded by the coding sequence ATGGCCATTGAAATCGAACGCAAATTCCTGATCAAGGATGACAGTTGGCGCGCGCGGGTGGAGTCCGAGTCGCACATTCGCCAGGGCTATCTGAGCGGCGATGCGCGTCTGACGCTGCGCGTGCGGGTGCGCGATGATCAGGCCTTCTTGACGCTGAAGGGCGCTACCAAAGGGATTGCGCGCTCGGAATTTGAGTACGGAATACCACCTGCCGATGCCGAGGCCATGCTCGCGGAGTTCGCCCAGGGGCCGCTGATCGACAAGCGCCGTTATCTGGTGCGCGAGGGCGGCTGGCTGTGGGAGGTCGATGAGTTCGCGGGCGAAAACCAGGGTTTGGTGCTGGCCGAGATCGAACTGCCCAGCGCCGAACAGAGCTTTCCGCGCCCCGACTGGCTGGGCGCCGAGGTGTCGGATGATCCGCGCTACTTCAATGCCAGCCTGGCGCGCCATCCGTTCCGCCGCTGGTAA
- the tgt gene encoding tRNA guanosine(34) transglycosylase Tgt encodes MKFEVLHRDGLARRGQLRLPRASIDTPAFMPVGTYGTVKGLTPEEVQALGAQIILGNSFHLMVRPGTEIIAAHGDLHDFMHWDGPILTDSGGFQVFSLGDLRKITEQGVHFRSPVDGAKLFMGPEESMAVQRALGADIVMIFDDCTPYPATREQARTSMELSLRWAARSQAAHADNPAALFGIVQGGMFTDLRGASLEGLREIGFDGYAVGGLSVGEPADEREQVLDHLASRLPDDKPHYLMGVGTPLDMIAAVQRGIDLFDCVMPTRNARNGHLFTSQGVVRIRNAVHKTDTGPLDPDCDCATCRHYSRAYLHHLDKCNEMLGARLNTLHNLTYYQRLMRELRAAIEQGRLAALAQSIADAYSDARG; translated from the coding sequence ATGAAGTTTGAGGTCCTGCATCGCGATGGCCTTGCGCGACGTGGCCAGCTCAGGCTGCCGCGCGCGAGCATCGATACCCCGGCCTTCATGCCCGTGGGTACCTATGGCACCGTCAAGGGCCTGACGCCAGAAGAAGTCCAGGCGTTGGGTGCCCAGATCATTCTCGGCAACAGTTTTCATCTCATGGTGCGCCCCGGCACTGAGATTATCGCGGCCCATGGTGACTTGCATGATTTCATGCACTGGGACGGTCCCATTCTGACCGACTCCGGCGGTTTTCAAGTATTCAGCCTGGGCGATCTGCGCAAGATCACCGAGCAGGGGGTGCATTTTCGCTCCCCGGTCGACGGCGCCAAGCTTTTCATGGGGCCGGAGGAATCCATGGCGGTGCAGCGCGCGCTCGGTGCCGACATTGTGATGATTTTCGATGACTGCACCCCCTATCCGGCGACCCGCGAGCAGGCGCGCACCTCCATGGAGCTTTCGCTGCGCTGGGCCGCGCGCAGCCAGGCCGCGCATGCGGACAATCCGGCGGCCCTGTTCGGCATCGTGCAGGGGGGCATGTTCACCGATCTGCGCGGCGCCTCGCTTGAGGGCTTGCGGGAGATCGGCTTCGACGGTTACGCCGTCGGCGGCCTGTCCGTCGGTGAACCAGCGGATGAGCGCGAACAGGTGCTCGATCATCTCGCCTCGCGCCTGCCGGACGACAAACCCCATTATCTAATGGGAGTTGGCACGCCTTTGGACATGATCGCCGCCGTGCAGCGCGGCATTGACCTATTTGACTGCGTGATGCCCACGCGCAATGCCCGCAACGGCCATCTGTTCACCAGTCAGGGTGTGGTGCGCATTCGCAATGCCGTGCATAAAACCGACACCGGCCCATTGGACCCGGACTGCGACTGCGCCACCTGTCGCCACTACAGCCGCGCCTATCTGCATCATCTGGATAAATGCAACGAAATGCTCGGCGCCCGGCTCAACACCCTGCATAATCTGACCTACTATCAGCGTCTGATGCGCGAGTTGCGCGCGGCGATCGAGCAGGGGCGGCTGGCGGCGCTGGCGCAATCCATCGCCGATGCTTATTCGGACGCGCGAGGTTGA
- a CDS encoding HAD family hydrolase has translation MTSTYRLLTLDLDDTLWPCQPTIDRAEARFHAWLDERVPRLAAAHDLASLRRHRRELYVARPEIAHDMTALRQVSLELLLTEFDYAPSLAAEAVALFCAHRNLVAPYAEVPGVLAVLGRDYRLVSVTNGNADVALTPLKDCFHHSLTAAGVGAAKPDPAIFEAAMRWAGVSPAETLHVGDDPLRDIQAARHCGLDAIWVNRHDLSWPEDLEPPMAEVADLHGLSAWLEEAGQRSGRDEV, from the coding sequence TTGACATCAACCTATCGCCTGCTGACACTGGATCTCGACGATACCCTCTGGCCCTGTCAGCCGACCATCGACCGTGCCGAGGCGCGGTTTCACGCCTGGCTCGATGAGCGAGTCCCCAGGTTGGCCGCCGCGCACGATCTCGCCAGTCTGCGCCGGCATCGGCGCGAACTCTATGTCGCCCGCCCGGAGATTGCCCACGATATGACTGCGCTGCGGCAAGTCTCCCTGGAGTTGTTGCTGACGGAATTCGACTACGCCCCGAGCCTGGCCGCCGAGGCCGTGGCCCTGTTTTGCGCGCATCGCAATCTGGTCGCGCCTTATGCCGAGGTGCCCGGGGTGCTGGCCGTGCTTGGGCGGGACTACCGGCTGGTCTCGGTGACCAATGGCAATGCCGATGTTGCCCTGACGCCGCTCAAGGATTGCTTTCATCACTCCCTGACCGCCGCTGGCGTGGGTGCCGCCAAGCCGGACCCAGCCATCTTCGAGGCCGCGATGCGCTGGGCCGGGGTGAGTCCGGCGGAGACTCTGCATGTCGGCGATGATCCCCTGCGTGATATCCAGGCCGCGCGCCACTGCGGGCTCGATGCCATCTGGGTCAACCGTCATGATTTGTCCTGGCCCGAAGACCTGGAGCCGCCCATGGCGGAAGTGGCTGATTTGCATGGACTCAGTGCCTGGCTCGAGGAGGCCGGTCAGAGGAGTGGACGCGATGAAGTTTGA
- the msrA gene encoding peptide-methionine (S)-S-oxide reductase MsrA gives MFPFGKKLTLPGPGDALPGRSQPMVIGGQHLVLGTAMRPPFPDGMRQAMFGMGCFWGAEQRLWQLDGVHTTAVGYAGGLTPNPSYEDVCSGQTGHAEVVLLVFDPVRLPFTACLDAFWSSHDPTSGMRQGVDIGTQYRSVIFTDGDDHLALAQESLAAEQQRLAARGGGTITTEVRAAPPFYYAEDYHQQYVARRSR, from the coding sequence ATGTTTCCATTCGGCAAGAAACTCACACTCCCAGGCCCGGGCGATGCCCTGCCGGGGCGCAGCCAGCCCATGGTGATCGGCGGCCAGCATCTGGTGCTGGGAACGGCGATGCGCCCGCCCTTCCCGGATGGCATGCGCCAGGCCATGTTTGGAATGGGCTGCTTCTGGGGTGCCGAACAGCGCCTATGGCAACTCGATGGCGTCCATACCACGGCGGTCGGCTATGCCGGCGGACTCACGCCCAACCCGAGTTACGAGGACGTCTGCAGCGGCCAGACTGGCCACGCCGAGGTCGTGCTGCTGGTGTTCGACCCCGTTCGTTTGCCCTTCACCGCCTGCCTGGATGCCTTCTGGAGCAGCCATGATCCCACCTCTGGCATGCGCCAGGGGGTGGATATTGGCACTCAGTACCGCTCGGTCATCTTCACCGATGGGGATGATCATCTCGCTCTGGCCCAGGAGAGCCTAGCCGCCGAACAACAAAGGCTCGCTGCCCGGGGCGGTGGCACCATCACCACGGAGGTCCGCGCCGCACCGCCATTCTATTATGCCGAAGACTATCATCAGCAGTATGTCGCGCGGCGCTCGCGCTGA
- the pgl gene encoding 6-phosphogluconolactonase, whose protein sequence is MQLPGVETQVLADADAVAAAAADWILEQGRAAVAERGRFHLVLAGGTTPEAAYRRLAERPEDWTGWRFFIGDERCLPVEAVERNSRMALSLWLQPAGIAPDQLAAMPAELGPDAAALAYTPVVAEAVPFDLVLLGMGEDGHTASLFPGKSLPDNVLVMPVHGAPKPPPERVSLTPLALASCRRMLLLVTGAGKHQALRQWQQGEDLPVAQVAAAGRALVLLDRAAAGAD, encoded by the coding sequence ATGCAATTGCCGGGTGTCGAAACCCAAGTTTTGGCCGATGCCGATGCGGTGGCCGCCGCGGCGGCTGACTGGATTCTGGAGCAGGGCAGGGCGGCGGTGGCCGAGCGCGGTCGGTTTCATTTGGTGCTAGCCGGCGGCACCACGCCGGAGGCGGCCTATCGGCGATTGGCCGAGAGGCCGGAGGACTGGACCGGCTGGCGTTTTTTCATCGGCGACGAGCGTTGTCTGCCAGTGGAGGCTGTCGAGCGCAATAGCCGCATGGCGCTTAGCTTGTGGTTGCAGCCAGCCGGCATCGCGCCAGACCAGCTTGCCGCCATGCCGGCCGAACTCGGGCCGGACGCGGCAGCGCTGGCTTATACCCCGGTGGTGGCCGAGGCGGTGCCTTTCGATCTGGTGCTGCTTGGCATGGGCGAGGACGGGCATACCGCCAGCCTTTTCCCAGGAAAGAGCCTACCCGACAATGTACTGGTCATGCCGGTGCATGGGGCGCCCAAGCCACCGCCCGAGCGCGTCTCACTGACGCCGCTGGCATTGGCGTCCTGCCGGCGGATGCTACTGTTGGTAACAGGCGCCGGCAAGCACCAGGCGCTGCGCCAATGGCAGCAGGGAGAGGATCTGCCCGTGGCCCAGGTCGCCGCGGCCGGGCGGGCACTGGTCTTGCTGGATCGGGCCGCGGCTGGTGCTGACTGA
- a CDS encoding NifB/NifX family molybdenum-iron cluster-binding protein: protein MKTIAVTANDDRGLAGEMSMHFGHCSHFVLATLDEKSQVKSTDICVNPYAEQHQPGQIPDFIKSLGANVVLSGGMGGRAIEFFEQLGIEVATGHHPSVGEAIDAYVAGELSGAAECAHDHH from the coding sequence ATGAAGACCATTGCCGTGACGGCGAACGACGACCGCGGGCTAGCTGGAGAAATGTCGATGCACTTTGGCCATTGCAGCCATTTTGTGTTGGCCACCCTGGACGAAAAAAGCCAGGTCAAGTCAACGGACATCTGCGTCAACCCCTATGCCGAGCAGCATCAGCCGGGGCAGATTCCAGATTTTATCAAGTCTCTTGGGGCCAACGTGGTGCTGTCCGGCGGCATGGGTGGACGGGCCATCGAGTTCTTCGAACAACTCGGTATCGAGGTCGCCACCGGGCATCATCCAAGCGTGGGCGAGGCCATTGACGCCTATGTTGCTGGCGAGCTGAGCGGCGCGGCCGAATGCGCGCATGATCATCACTGA
- a CDS encoding DUF3127 domain-containing protein, whose translation MRQDHAMEISGTIIQVIPEKSGTSARGPWRKQEYVLETQAEFPKKICFMLWGDKIDEFAIRQGQQLRVEVDLESREYNGRWYTDVKAWRVSPLQQTEDGPPPLGIEEPPPFADDGFGDPPF comes from the coding sequence ATGCGACAGGATCATGCGATGGAGATTAGCGGAACAATTATTCAAGTCATTCCGGAAAAGTCCGGCACCTCGGCGCGCGGCCCCTGGCGCAAGCAGGAATATGTGCTCGAGACCCAGGCCGAGTTCCCGAAGAAAATCTGCTTCATGCTGTGGGGCGATAAGATCGACGAGTTCGCCATCCGCCAGGGCCAGCAGTTGCGCGTCGAGGTGGACCTCGAAAGCCGCGAGTACAATGGCCGCTGGTACACGGATGTGAAAGCTTGGCGGGTTTCGCCCTTACAACAGACAGAGGATGGCCCACCACCACTCGGCATCGAAGAGCCACCGCCCTTTGCTGATGACGGTTTTGGTGATCCGCCCTTCTGA
- a CDS encoding nitrous oxide-stimulated promoter family protein, translating into MKTQSHRQQIGEQPGQSGRADQSGGNQPDGGRAHLAKLSQRGKGRHRPKNQGPRIGREKRAIAAMTALYCRDHHQGRMPGNGLCAECSDFLGDVQSRLDHCPFGESKYACIDCRIGCYSETLARATREVTRYAEPRLWWRHPMLALLHFLDGHLLHRAPGRSAAATRPRRGKNAGQGRKA; encoded by the coding sequence ATGAAGACGCAGAGCCACAGGCAACAAATCGGCGAGCAGCCTGGACAGTCCGGTCGGGCTGATCAATCGGGCGGAAATCAGCCCGATGGCGGCCGCGCCCACCTGGCCAAGTTGTCTCAGCGCGGCAAGGGGCGTCATCGACCAAAAAACCAGGGCCCGCGCATCGGTCGTGAGAAGCGCGCCATTGCGGCGATGACCGCGCTTTACTGTCGCGATCATCACCAGGGCAGGATGCCTGGCAATGGTCTCTGTGCCGAGTGTTCGGATTTTCTCGGCGATGTCCAGAGTCGCCTCGATCACTGCCCCTTTGGCGAGTCGAAATACGCCTGTATCGACTGCCGCATTGGCTGCTACAGCGAGACACTGGCAAGGGCGACGCGCGAAGTGACCCGCTATGCCGAGCCGCGCCTGTGGTGGCGGCATCCGATGCTGGCTCTGCTTCATTTTCTCGATGGACATCTCTTGCACCGCGCTCCTGGTCGTTCGGCGGCGGCAACGCGCCCACGTCGTGGCAAAAACGCCGGTCAAGGGCGAAAGGCCTGA
- a CDS encoding L,D-transpeptidase produces the protein MAAEDGEHVRPKAKLPDPPDPASLPPAKQRRIEIQLKDQRFLYFEDDQLVWSGPISSGTRQHPTPKGRFRVQSKDIDKRSGSYTNSFNRPTPMPYSLQFHGPYFIHEGYLPDKPASHGCVRLRYEDAKFVFDRMQLGDRVIVTS, from the coding sequence TTGGCTGCCGAGGATGGCGAGCACGTCAGACCCAAAGCCAAATTGCCAGACCCGCCCGATCCGGCCAGCCTGCCGCCGGCCAAGCAGCGCCGCATCGAAATTCAACTCAAGGACCAGCGCTTTCTTTATTTCGAGGACGACCAACTGGTCTGGTCAGGACCGATTTCATCCGGTACCCGCCAACACCCCACGCCCAAGGGTCGCTTTCGGGTACAGAGCAAGGACATCGACAAACGCTCGGGCAGCTATACCAATTCTTTCAACCGCCCCACACCCATGCCCTACTCGCTCCAATTTCATGGGCCCTATTTCATTCACGAGGGCTACCTGCCAGACAAGCCGGCATCGCACGGTTGTGTGCGGCTGCGCTATGAGGATGCCAAGTTTGTTTTCGACCGCATGCAGCTGGGTGATCGCGTAATCGTGACCAGCTGA
- a CDS encoding glutathione peroxidase gives MMFADHTGKPVPKVTFRTRTDHDWADVTTDDLFANKTVIVFSLPGAFTPTCSSTHVPRFNQLAPTFKKLGVDDIICMSVNDGFVMNAWKEDEQAHNLTFVPDGNGEFTEKMGLLVDKDDLGFGKRSWRYSMLVKNGVVEKMFIEPEKPGDPFEVSDADTMLAYMAPSEPKPLNITVFTRPGCPFCAKAKEALTEEGLPYEELVLNRDYTEQTLRAVTNGTMVPQVFIDGQKIGGSDDLEAWLAKR, from the coding sequence ATCATGTTTGCAGATCACACTGGCAAACCAGTCCCGAAAGTCACCTTCCGCACCCGTACCGATCACGACTGGGCCGATGTCACTACCGATGATCTCTTTGCCAACAAGACGGTCATTGTCTTCTCCCTGCCCGGCGCCTTCACCCCGACCTGCTCCTCCACCCATGTGCCGCGCTTTAACCAGCTCGCGCCAACCTTCAAGAAGCTAGGTGTGGATGACATCATCTGCATGTCGGTCAACGACGGATTCGTCATGAATGCCTGGAAGGAAGACGAGCAGGCACACAATCTGACCTTCGTTCCCGATGGTAACGGCGAGTTTACCGAGAAAATGGGTCTGTTGGTCGACAAGGACGACCTGGGCTTCGGCAAGCGTTCCTGGCGTTATTCCATGCTAGTGAAGAACGGCGTGGTCGAGAAGATGTTCATTGAGCCAGAAAAGCCTGGCGACCCCTTCGAGGTCTCCGATGCCGACACCATGCTGGCCTACATGGCCCCAAGCGAGCCCAAGCCGCTGAATATCACCGTCTTCACCCGCCCCGGCTGCCCCTTCTGCGCCAAGGCCAAAGAGGCCCTGACCGAGGAAGGCCTGCCCTATGAAGAGCTGGTGCTAAACCGCGACTACACCGAGCAAACCTTGCGCGCAGTGACCAACGGCACCATGGTGCCCCAGGTGTTTATCGACGGGCAGAAAATCGGCGGCTCCGACGATCTTGAAGCCTGGCTGGCCAAGCGCTAA
- the gorA gene encoding glutathione-disulfide reductase, protein MEQHFDLIAIGGGSGGLAVAERAAQHGKKVALVEPAKLGGTCVNQGCVPKKLMWYAANLAEEVRHATEMGVEGSSGKIDWTTLTGGRDRVISGINNYWDGYAKEQGITVIDGFATFVDSRHIRVGDTTYSADHIAIATGSQPMVPPVPGKELGITSDGFFKLKEQPKKVCIIGAGYIGIEFAGMLSAMGSDVTVVALESRVLEVFDPMISETLAHNMALSGIKTHLPFAVASLEQQGDSLAIRNRDDQVLAGFDTIIWAIGRTPNTRDLNLEAVGIELEKGGIIATDIYQNTKIDGIYALGDITGRAPLTPVAIAAGRRLADRLFGGMPDRHLDYSNIPTVVFAHPPVGSVGLTEAAARESTDEKITIYKTEFTPMRYALNKAGPRTAMKLVCAGKDERILGIHMVGDGVDEMLQGFAVALKMGATKADFDNTVAIHPVSAEELVTLKTPEPDPT, encoded by the coding sequence ATGGAACAGCATTTCGATCTCATCGCCATTGGTGGCGGCAGCGGCGGCCTGGCCGTGGCCGAGCGTGCCGCGCAGCATGGCAAAAAAGTCGCCCTGGTCGAACCAGCCAAGCTCGGCGGCACCTGCGTCAACCAGGGTTGTGTACCGAAAAAGCTCATGTGGTACGCCGCCAATCTGGCCGAGGAGGTGAGGCACGCAACGGAAATGGGTGTCGAAGGCAGCAGCGGCAAGATTGACTGGACCACCCTGACCGGCGGTCGCGACCGGGTGATTTCCGGCATCAACAATTACTGGGACGGTTATGCCAAAGAGCAGGGCATCACTGTCATCGACGGCTTTGCGACCTTTGTCGACAGCCGTCACATCCGCGTGGGTGACACCACCTACAGCGCCGATCATATCGCCATCGCCACCGGCAGCCAGCCGATGGTGCCACCGGTGCCAGGCAAGGAGTTGGGCATCACCTCCGATGGCTTCTTCAAGCTGAAAGAACAGCCGAAAAAGGTCTGCATCATCGGCGCCGGCTACATTGGCATCGAATTCGCCGGCATGCTGAGCGCCATGGGTTCGGACGTGACAGTGGTCGCACTCGAAAGCCGCGTGCTGGAAGTCTTCGACCCCATGATCAGCGAGACGCTGGCGCATAACATGGCACTCTCTGGCATCAAGACGCATTTGCCCTTCGCCGTCGCGTCGCTCGAGCAACAAGGCGACAGCCTGGCCATCCGCAATCGCGATGATCAAGTGCTCGCGGGCTTCGACACCATCATCTGGGCCATCGGGCGCACCCCCAACACCCGCGACTTGAACCTCGAAGCCGTGGGCATCGAACTGGAAAAAGGCGGCATCATCGCCACCGACATCTACCAGAACACCAAAATCGATGGCATTTACGCGCTCGGCGACATCACCGGTCGCGCGCCACTCACGCCGGTCGCCATCGCCGCCGGCCGTCGTCTGGCTGATCGACTGTTTGGCGGCATGCCGGATCGGCATCTCGACTACAGCAATATCCCCACGGTCGTCTTCGCCCATCCCCCGGTCGGCAGCGTCGGCCTGACCGAGGCCGCCGCCCGCGAGAGCACGGACGAGAAAATCACCATTTACAAGACTGAATTCACCCCCATGCGCTACGCCCTGAACAAAGCAGGCCCCCGCACGGCGATGAAACTGGTCTGCGCCGGCAAGGATGAACGCATCCTCGGCATCCACATGGTTGGCGACGGCGTCGATGAAATGCTCCAGGGCTTCGCCGTGGCACTCAAAATGGGCGCGACCAAGGCCGACTTCGACAACACAGTGGCCATCCACCCGGTCAGCGCTGAAGAATTGGTGACGCTGAAAACACCAGAGCCAGATCCTACCTGA
- a CDS encoding GNAT family N-acetyltransferase, with amino-acid sequence MTINIKVACQQQDLDHILWLREKVYVEEEGRYRGHLLPGERIMDRYDWIPKVAHILVQDDAEPVGCIRVNADTGFGLPLDQHFVYQPYLEGLLLPSSVALGQAPIVGAAGMLAVRREWRHKRQVTRELYRATAAVLRSWGVSHITALVSLQTLSLYGRMGFLPIAGRIWLPEVRDYVIPVMAYARDCYRWAFGKNARLASMPVSAPRRHCVASPRPAGSKAPKVGVG; translated from the coding sequence ATGACTATCAATATTAAGGTTGCTTGCCAGCAACAGGACTTGGATCACATCCTCTGGCTACGGGAAAAGGTCTATGTCGAGGAGGAAGGGCGCTATCGGGGGCATTTGTTACCGGGTGAACGCATTATGGACCGCTACGACTGGATTCCCAAGGTCGCGCATATTCTTGTCCAGGATGATGCCGAGCCCGTGGGCTGTATCCGCGTGAATGCCGACACTGGTTTTGGTCTGCCGCTTGATCAGCATTTTGTCTATCAGCCGTATCTGGAAGGCTTGCTCTTGCCGTCTTCCGTCGCACTTGGACAAGCGCCGATTGTAGGGGCGGCGGGCATGTTGGCGGTGCGGAGAGAATGGCGTCATAAGCGGCAGGTGACGCGCGAGTTGTACCGAGCCACGGCTGCGGTGTTGCGATCATGGGGGGTCAGTCACATCACGGCCCTGGTGAGTTTGCAGACCCTATCCCTTTATGGCCGAATGGGATTTCTCCCCATTGCCGGTCGCATCTGGCTGCCGGAGGTGCGGGATTATGTGATCCCGGTCATGGCCTATGCAAGGGACTGTTATCGCTGGGCCTTTGGCAAAAATGCCAGGTTGGCGTCCATGCCGGTTTCCGCGCCGCGCCGACATTGCGTTGCGAGCCCGCGGCCAGCGGGCTCGAAAGCGCCAAAGGTGGGGGTGGGTTGA